The Ensifer adhaerens genome contains a region encoding:
- a CDS encoding DUF1993 domain-containing protein, translating to MALTMYQLSIPALVRGLGVLTKLLDKAEAFAEEKGIPTDDLVHARLAPDMLTLAGQVQRVSDTSKGLVGRLTSIEVPRFPDEEKTFDELRQRIAKSVAFLETVRPVDLEDSDSREVVLNFPNLKVTLTGEEYLLKFVLPNFYFHLTTAYDILRHKGVPLGKADFLSLTA from the coding sequence ATGGCATTGACGATGTACCAGCTCTCCATTCCCGCACTCGTTCGCGGCCTTGGTGTCCTCACCAAGCTGCTCGACAAGGCAGAGGCTTTCGCTGAGGAAAAGGGCATCCCCACGGATGATCTCGTCCACGCCCGGCTGGCGCCCGATATGCTGACGCTTGCCGGTCAGGTGCAGCGTGTCAGCGACACCAGCAAGGGCCTGGTCGGCCGGCTGACGTCGATCGAAGTGCCCCGGTTCCCGGACGAGGAAAAGACGTTTGACGAACTGCGCCAGCGCATCGCCAAGTCCGTCGCCTTCCTTGAAACGGTGCGCCCTGTCGATCTCGAAGACAGCGACAGTCGCGAAGTCGTGCTGAATTTCCCGAACCTGAAGGTGACGCTCACGGGTGAGGAATACCTGCTAAAATTCGTGCTGCCGAACTTCTACTTCCACCTGACGACCGCCTACGACATCCTGCGCCACAAGGGCGTGCCGCTCGGCAAGGCAGACTTCCTCAGCCTCACCGCCTGA